A single Brassica rapa cultivar Chiifu-401-42 chromosome A04, CAAS_Brap_v3.01, whole genome shotgun sequence DNA region contains:
- the LOC103863137 gene encoding 60S ribosomal protein L35a-1, giving the protein MKGRQGERVRLYVRGTVLGYKRSKSNQYPNTSLIQIEGVNTTEEVTWYKGKRMAYIYKAKTKKNGSHYRCIWGKVARPHGNSGVVRAKFTSNLPPKSMGARVRVFMYPSNI; this is encoded by the exons ATGAAAGGACGCCAAGGAGAAAGAGTTAG ATTGTATGTTCGAGGAACAGTCCTCGGTTACAAGAG GTCGAAGTCGAACCAGTACCCAAACACATCTCTAATCCAGATCGAAGGAGTGAACACAACAGAGGAGGTTACTTGGTACAAGGGAAAGCGCATGGCTTATATCTACAAGGCGAAGACAAAGAAGAACGGTTCTCACTACCGTTGCATCTGGGGCAAAGTCGCTAGGCCTCATGGTAACAGCGGTGTTGTCCGTGCCAAGTTCACTTCAAACCTACCACCAAAGTCAATG GGAGCTAGAGTCAGAGTGTTCATGTACCCAAGCAACATATAA
- the LOC103863136 gene encoding LIM domain-containing protein WLIM2b: MSSFTGTQQKCKACEKTVYPVELLSADGVSYHKSCFKCTHCKSRLQLSRYSSMEGVLYCKPHYEQLFKESGSFTKNFQSPAKPAEKSSPELTRTPSRVAGMFSGTQEKCATCSKTVYPIEKVTVESQTYHKSCFKCSHGGCPISPSNYAALEGILYCKHHFAQLFKEKGSYNHLIKSASIKRSAAAAVAAGTPATAVPES; encoded by the exons ATGTCTTCTTTCACAGGAACTCAGCAGAAGTGCAAGGCTTGCGAGAAGACTGTCTACCCTGTGGAGCTTCTCTCTGCTGATGGAGTTAGCTATCACAAGTCTTGCTTCAAATGCACCCACTGCAAATCCAGGCTTCAG CTGAGTAGATATTCATCGATGGAAGGAGTGTTGTACTGTAAGCCTCATTATGAGCAGCTCTTCAAGGAGTCTGGTAGCTTCACCAAAAACTTTCAGTCAC CTGCAAAACCAGCTGAGAAATCAAGTCCTGAGCTG ACAAGGACTCCTAGCCGAGTTGCTGGCATGTTCTCTGGCACACAAGAGAAATGTGCTACTTGCAGTAAAACTGTCTATCCTATCGAAAAG GTAACAGTGGAGAGCCAGACATATCACAAGTCCTGCTTCAAGTGCTCACATGGAGGCTGCCCAATCTCGCCTTCAAACTACGCAGCTCTTGAAGGAATCTTGTACTGCAAGCACCATTTCGCTCAGCTTTTCAAGGAAAAGGGAAGCTACAACCACTTGATCAAATCCGCTTCCATCAAACGCTCTGCAGCCGCCGCAGTAGCCGCTGGTACACCAGCAACGGCGGTTCCTGAATCTTAA
- the LOC103863138 gene encoding proline transporter 2 — protein MDTSEARNRKVVSVEKFDLEIPETAHQISSDSWFQVAFVLTTGINSAYVLGYSGTVMVPLGWIGGVVGLLLATAISLYANSLIAKLHEFGGKRHIRYRDLAGFIYGKKMYRVTWGLQYVNLFMINCGYIILAGSALKAVYVLFRDDSVMKLPHFIAIAGVVCALFAIGIPHLSALGIWLGVSTILSLIYIVVAIVLSVKDGVNKPSRDYNIQGSSVDKIFTITGAAANLVFAFNTGMLPEIQATVKQPVVKNMMKALYFQFTAGVLPMYTVTFIGYWAYGSSTSTYLLNSVSGPLWVKALANISAFLQSVISLHIFASPTYEFMDTKYGIKGSPLALKNLLFRTVARGSYIAVSTLLSALLPFLGDFMSLTGAISTFPLTFILANHMYVVAMNDKLSPVQKLWHWLNVCFFGLMSLAAAIAAVRLIAVDSKNFHVFADV, from the exons ATGGATACGAGTGAGGCTAGGAACCGTAAAGTCGTCTCAGTGGAAAAGTTCGATCTTGAAATCCCTGAGACTGCTCATCAGATCAGCAGCG ATTCATGGTTTCAGGTAGCATTTGTACTAACAACCGGTATAAACAGCGCCTATGTGTTGGGATATTCCGGGACAGTCATGGTTCCTTTGGGTTGGATTGGTGGTGTGGTTGGTCTCCTTCTCGCTACCGCAATATCCCTTTACGCAAACTCTCTTATAGCCAAGCTTCATGAGTTTGGTGGAAAACGACACATTCGTTATAGAGATCTCGCTGGCTTCATCTACGGTAAAAAGATGTATCGTGTTACATGGGGATTGCAATATGTCAATCTTTTCATGATTAATTGTGGCTACATCATACTTGCTGGTTCCGCTTTAAAG GCGGTTTATGTACTTTTTAGAGATGACAGTGTAATGAAACTGCCTCACTTTATCGCCATTGCGGGTGTTGTATGTGCGCTTTTCGCAATCGGTATTCCTCATTTATCAGCTCTTGGAATATGGCTAGGAGTATCAACAATCCTCAGCCTGATTTACATTGTTGTTGCAATAGTTCTATCAGTTAAAGATG gaGTAAACAAACCTTCAAGAGATTACAACATACAAGGATCATCAGTAGACAAAATCTTTACCATAACAGGAGCAGCAGCAAATCTAGTTTTCGCATTCAACACGGGTATGCTCCCAGAAATACAG GCCACTGTGAAGCAACCGGTGGTTAAAAACATGATGAAGGCTCTGTATTTTCAATTCACTGCTGGTGTATTACCAATGTATACCGTTACATTCATCGGTTATTGGGCTTACGGCTCCTCAACATCAACTTATCTGTTAAACAGTGTCAGTGGACCTCTCTGGGTTAAAGCTCTAGCTAACATTTCAGCCTTTCTCCAATCCGTTATCTCTTTACAC ATTTTTGCAAGTCCGACGTATGAGTTTATGGACACAAAGTATGGAATCAAAGGAAGTCCATTAGCACTGAAGAATCTGTTGTTTAGAACAGTAGCGCGAGGAAGCTACATCGCGGTGAGCACTCTTCTCTCAGCGCTTTTACCGTTTCTTGGAGATTTCATGAGCCTCACGGGAGCTATAAGCACTTTCCCTCTCACGTTCATATTAGCAAATCACATGTATGTCGTAGCTATGAACGATAAGCTTAGTCCTGTTCAAAAGCTATGGCATTGGCTTAACGTTTGCTTCTTTGGGTTAATGTCTCTTGCTGCTGCAATTGCTGCTGTTAGACTCATTGCTGTTGACTCCAAGAACTTCCATGTTTTTGCTGATGTCTGA